One genomic region from Rosa rugosa chromosome 1, drRosRugo1.1, whole genome shotgun sequence encodes:
- the LOC133727370 gene encoding WEB family protein At3g51220, with protein MNAEEGKLVVRGRAEIDTRAPFRSVKEAVMLFGERVLVGEIYGNKLKEIGAAGANENGRTQSQVEILTAELKETKQNLEKAREENKEMAYCIKSLRDDLDHARRELYNYLKAKEQFQKQSIDHQDPEIEDFKFIENATDQFETKRELNQNEEEFQKKRYVKFASPPSLAQVIVNKEEMQGEGLRDPSFKKMNKKKPLIGWLFNKNKALQGGSPRSG; from the exons ATGAACGCCGAAGAGGGCAAGCTGGTGGTCCGGGGGCGTGCCGAGATTGACACTAGGGCGCCTTTCAGGTCTGTTAAGGAAGCAGTGATGTTGTTTGGAGAAAGAGTTTTAGTTGGGGAGATCTATGGCAACAAGCTCAAAGAG ATTGGAGCTGCAGGAGCAAATGAGAATGGACGCACTCAATCCCAAGTTGAAATCTTAACCGCTGAGCTTAAAGAAACAAAGCAAAATCTGGAGAAAGCCAgagaagaaaacaaggaaatGGCATACTGCATAAAGTCCCTCAGAGATGATCTTGACCATGCAAGGAGAGAGCTGTATAACTACTTGAAAGCAAAAGAGCAGTTTCAAAAGCAGTCAATTGATCATCAGGATCCCGAGATCGAAGACTTTAAATTCATCGAAAATGCAACGGATCAGTTTGAAACTAAGAGGGAATTGAACCAAAATGAAGAGGAGTTTCAGAAGAAAAGATATGTGAAATTTGCAAGTCCTCCTTCACTTGCTCAAGTCATTGTTAACAAAGAGGAAATGCAAGGAGAGGGGCTGAGGGACCCATCttttaagaagatgaacaagaaGAAGCCTCTAATAGGGTGGCTTTTCAACAAAAACAAGGCCCTTCAAGGAGGGTCTCCAAGATCAGGCTGA
- the LOC133727195 gene encoding protein ANTHESIS POMOTING FACTOR 1, whose protein sequence is MSSIPQMAGGPEREDKVSLELTEEILQSMEVGLAFRDYNGRISSLDFHKASSYVVTASDDESIRLYDVSTATCLKTINSKKYGVDLVRFTSHPTTVIYSSKNGWDESLRLLSLNDNKYLRYFKGHHDRVVSLSLCSRKECFISGSLDRTVLLWDQRAEKCQGLLRVQGRPATAYDDQGLVFTIAFGGYIRMFDARMYEKGPFDIFSVGGDMSDANVVKFSNDGRLMLLTTTDGHIHVLDSFRGTLLSTYNVKPVSSNATLEASFSPDGMFVMSGSGDGSVYAWSVRSGKEVTSWLSTESEPPVIKWAPGSLMFATGSSELSFWIPDLSKLAAYVGGRK, encoded by the exons ATGTCAAGCATTCCCCAAATGGCAG GAGGACCGGAAAGAGAAGATAAGGTCTCTTTGGAGCTGACGGAGGAGATTCTCCAAAGCATGGAAGTTGGGCTGGCTTTCAGAGACTAC AATGGTAGAATCAGTTCGTTGGATTTTCACAAGGCTTCGAGTTATGTAGTGACTGCTAGTGATGATGAATCGATTCGCTTGTATGATGTGTCCACTGCAAC GTGCTTGAAGACCATTAACAGCAAAAAATATGGGGTTGATTTGGTCCGCTTTACTTCTCATCCTACCACGGTTATATACTCGTCGAAAAATGGCTGGGATG AATCGCTGAGGCTTCTCTCATTGAATGACAACAAGTACTTGCGCTATTTCAAAGGACATCATGACAG ggTTGTCTCACTTAGCTTGTGCTCCCGCAAAGAGTGCTTCATTTCTGGTTCTCTTGATCGGACAGTTCTGCTTTGGGATCAACGAGCCGAGAAGTGCCAG GGTCTTTTACGTGTACAAGGAAGGCCTGCCACTGCTTATGATGACCAAGGGCTTGTTTTTACAATTGCCTTTGGTGGATACATACGAATGTTTGATGCCCGCATGTATGAAAAG GGTCCCTTTGATATCTTTTCTGTTGGGGGAGATATGTCTGATGCAAATGTTGTAAAGTTCAGTAATGATGGTAGACTTATGCTGTTAACAACGACAGATGGACATATTCATGTACTTGATTCATTCCGTGGCACGCTT TTATCCACGTACAATGTAAAGCCCGTTTCAAGCAATGCTACATTAGAGGCTTCTTTTAGCCCAGATGGGATGTTTGTTATGTCAG GTTCAGGTGATGGTAGTGTCTATGCTTGGAGTGTTCGGAGCGGGAAAGAA GTCACAAGTTGGCTTAGTACTGAAAGTGAACCTCCTGTTATTAAATGGGCTCCAGGAAGCCTCATGTTTGCAACTGGGTCTTCTGAACTATCATTTTGGATTCCGGATTTGTCTAAACTGGCAGCTTATGTTGGTGGAAGGAAGTAG
- the LOC133734995 gene encoding protein WUSCHEL translates to MEPQTQQPTEDGGSNKAAGSSANILCRQSSTRWTPTTDQIRILKELYYNKGVRSPTAEQIQRICLQLKRYGKIEGKNVFYWFQNHKARERQKKRFTSDVHAPMQRSGLVGNDNGTNWKPEDQYINMNNKYSNICQAGVIAFNGQMGNYGAYGSMNMEKSFRDCSISAGGGTSSTGIGGSISHNFGSWVGCSVDPYSSSSTSTTFLDMNEEQTFMEQRGEDHQEIETLPLFPMHGEDIFGNMKTTSEEGGGYGYYSGGWGGYNGGSRTSLELSLNSYGYNTEF, encoded by the exons atggaaccacaaacccagcaaccaaccgaggatggaggaagcaacaaagcagccgggagtagtgctaacatccTTTGCAGGCAGAGCAGTaccaggtggactcccactacagatcagataagaatcctcaaggagctttactacaacaagggagttaggtccccaactgcagagcagattcagaggatctgtctccagctgaaacggTACGGAAAGATTGAGGGCAAGAATGTCTTTTACTGGTTCCAGAACCACAAGGCTCGGGAGAGGCAGAAGAAGAGGttcacttcggatgttcatgcgcccatgcaaagatcagggcttgttggaaATGataatggtaccaattggaaacctgaggatcagtatattaacatGAACAACAAGTACTCTAACATTTGTCAAG ctggtgtgatcgcttttaacgggcagatggggaactatggtgcttatggatctatgaacatggagaagagttTTAGG gattgttcaatctcagctggagggggaactagttctactggtATTGGTGGATCCATTAGTCACAATTTTGGGTCATGGGTCGGCTGCAGTGTTGACCCATATTCCTCCtctagtactagtactactttCCTTGACATGAATGaagaacaaactttcatggaacaacgaggagaagatcaccaggagattgaaacccttccactaTTCCCTATGCacggtgaggacatctttggcaacatgaagactacttccgaggaaggtggCGGCTACGGCTACTACTCCGGTGGCTGGGGCGGTTACAACGGTGGCTCTCGcacttcccttgagctcagcctcaactcttACGGCTACAACACTGAATTCTGA